One part of the Aliivibrio fischeri ATCC 7744 = JCM 18803 = DSM 507 genome encodes these proteins:
- the truC gene encoding tRNA pseudouridine(65) synthase TruC: MNTEEITAVNDELLEEQVEPIELEIVYRDEHLIAINKPAGMLVHRSWLDKHETVFAMQTLRDQIGQHVFPLHRLDRPTSGILFFALSSEIAAQVSPLFASREIKKTYHAIVRGWIEEADTLDYPLKKELDKIADKKASQEVEAKEAITEYKPLAKVELPYSTGKFPTTRYCLMELKPHTGRKHQLRRHMAHLRHPIVGDTSHGDGKHNRLFKEKLDSHRLLLHASELNFTHPITGEDIVIKADFDDTWKKLFTEFGWNF, encoded by the coding sequence GTGAATACAGAAGAAATTACAGCTGTGAATGATGAGTTATTAGAAGAACAAGTTGAGCCAATAGAGCTTGAGATTGTTTATCGTGATGAACATTTAATTGCGATTAATAAACCTGCAGGAATGTTAGTACACCGCTCATGGCTTGATAAGCACGAAACGGTATTTGCGATGCAAACGTTACGTGATCAAATTGGTCAGCATGTGTTTCCATTACATCGTTTAGACAGACCAACATCAGGAATCTTATTCTTTGCTTTATCAAGCGAGATTGCTGCACAAGTATCTCCACTTTTCGCAAGCAGAGAAATAAAGAAAACCTATCATGCGATTGTTCGTGGATGGATTGAAGAGGCGGACACGCTTGATTATCCATTAAAAAAAGAACTCGATAAAATTGCAGATAAAAAGGCATCACAAGAAGTCGAAGCTAAAGAAGCGATCACAGAGTACAAACCGTTAGCTAAAGTGGAGTTACCTTATTCAACTGGTAAGTTTCCAACCACGCGATATTGTTTGATGGAGTTAAAACCACATACAGGTAGAAAGCATCAACTTCGTCGTCATATGGCACATTTACGTCACCCAATTGTTGGTGATACAAGCCACGGCGATGGAAAGCATAATCGTTTATTTAAAGAAAAATTGGATAGCCACCGTTTGTTACTTCACGCATCTGAATTGAATTTTACTCATCCAATAACGGGGGAGGATATCGTGATTAAAGCGGATTTTGATGATACGTGGAAAAAACTATTTACTGAGTTTGGTTGGAATTTTTGA